Part of the Zingiber officinale cultivar Zhangliang chromosome 8A, Zo_v1.1, whole genome shotgun sequence genome, AGAATCTTATCTACTGCTTCCACCAACACGAACAATGTAATGTGAAGTTGACAGCAGAGAGGTGGACTGAAGCTTCTGCAAGAATTGGAATGACCTGAGGTTGAGCTTGCTGCCGGAATTGATGACAGAACTGAGCTTGCTGCTGGAATTGATACACACACTGAAATTCTGGAGTCTCCTGCCTTCGCAACCACGTCGATAGGAGGTCTCCTCTGAGGAAGGGACGGAGATGGGAGATGAGACCTTGCCGGAGAAGATGAAGAACCAGCAACCAGCcggagaagaagaaagaacacCGACGCCTCCTTCGCTCCCTGGAGTTGTTCTGCGTTCACAACCACGTTCGCAGTTTATACGCTGATTAGGGAGGAAAGAGGAGGGACCACCGGAGCAGAACCACTCCGGTGAAAAACCTAGGTTTAATCTCACCTTGCCGTCGCTGATTGGAGTAGATCGGGAGGAAACTCGCCACGCTAGAGCAGAAACCTTTCGCCGGCAGAGGACACTGAGATGAGGTCGTCGCCTTCACAGGATTCGCTGGAGATGCGCCCAGTGCTCGCCCGAAGTGGAGGAGAATCATTTTCTTCAGGGCAGGTTAAGCTTCTTGCAGCCGTGCTTCTACTACAACTATGTTATGCAGGTTACAATATAGCTGCTAAGGTTGCACTCGACAAGGGCATCGGCCAATTTGTCTTTCCAGTGTATAGGAATGTTATCGGTTTCTCGTTGCTAGCTCCATTTGCATACTTTCTCGAGAAGTAAGTCATTTCAGTTCACTAATTCACTGACACAATTGGTATTCATAGTGCAACACTAGTCTATGTTTTCTGTTTTACATTTAGGGAAGACCGACCATCTTTATCTCTTTCTTTGCTGTTTCAATTCTTCCTTCTTGCATCCTTTGGGTAAGCGAATCTATTTCTAAATTTACATATATACTAGTCACTAGGACTTTTTGAGCAATGAAACAATATCTTAACAATTTCTCATTGTTTGTGATACTTAACGTTTTGTTACTTTGAAGGATTACAATCAATCAAGTATGTTTCCTCATCGGCTTACGCTATGTGCCCACAACTTATGCCGCTGCGATCCAGAATTTGGGCCCGGCACTCACATTTGCCATGGCTGCGGCTCTCGGGTAATCCTAAACCCATGCTCAAGTGTGCAGTGATCTTGTGTGGCTTCATGAACATCTCTCTTCAGGCTTGAGCAAGTCCACATCGCAAAGAGATACGGGTTAGCAAAAGTGCTCGGCACGGTTACTAGCATAGGAGGTGCCACTGTCATCACTCTATACAAGGGTCTTCCCCTACTGCCTCACCCTCTTTCGACAAATGTTTTAGCCACTCCCCTAATTTCAAACTCTATACTACACTGGACAGTGGGTTGTGCCTACATACTTGGAAATTGCGTTACATGGTCTGCCTGGATGGTGCTTCAGGTAACCAGTGCAACGACACTTTTGTATGCTAAAAGGGATGGCTTTGTGCACGAAACTCTTGCAAATGTCGGGGTCTCGGAGATTAAGTCTATTATACGCAGCTCTCCTTTACTTTTATATGCTACACTCAAAATTAGGAAATCTCATTGTTTACAGGTTCCAGTGGTGAAGAAGTACCCAGCTAAGCTCTCATTTAGTGCCTTCATCTGCTTCTTCGGGTTTCTGCAATGCCTTGTCATAGCATGCATTTCTGAAACTGACAGTGAGAAGTGGAAAGTGCATTCAGTAGAACAGCTCTGTGCAATTCTCTATTCAGTATGTGTCATATGCCTCTCAGTTTGTTTCTTTTATGTGCTGAAACACGAATTGAGTTTTGACTACTTTGTCTTATGGGAACAAGGGGCTTGTTGTGTCGGGCATTGCCATTGCTCTTCAGATATGGTGCATAGATAAAGGGGGTCCTCTTTTCACTGCTGTCTTCGGGCCAGTGCAAGTTGTGGCTGTGGCCATAGTGTCGGTTCTCATCTTCAACGATCAGTTATACTTGGGAGGGTGAATAACTTCTTGAGTATGGTTGTGGCAACTGTATTGATGGATTTTAATTGCTCTTTTGTCTTGCTTTCAGGGTTGTTGGATCAGTTCTCATAGTGTTTGGGCTGTACTTGGTTCTATGGGGCAAAAAGGAGGAGAAAGTTTCGAATCAGGACATGAGCCAAGGGCTACAGATGCATGCCCTCCAAATCGACCCTTGCGAGTAGGAACTCACAAGACAAGCTATCGACTATTCAAGTGCGAAGGTAGTTCATAAACATCTTTTCCGCAACTATGAACTGAGTTACAATGTTGATTTCTATAATATGTTATTCAGTAACACAAACGATAAACATTGCGAAGTCAAGATGAACTAATAATGTTTGAGTTAGTAAAATTCTGATTACAACTATTTTTCCCCCCTTCATTGATTGAAAAGCATTTAATTTTTGGTCCCGCTCAAGATTAGATATGTTTCGTTAATTATTGAGCAAAATATCAAAAGAGCATTTCTTTTAATTGAAATTATTgatggagatttttttttatgcatGTCAATTTTGTTTAAtgtataaaacaaatttaaaatatgataacaaaagaattaaaattgaataattcctaaaaaaatgtttaattttttctattttataagcaaaaatatttaaaagtatttaaatttATACACTTATTATTACTCTCAATTATTGATATTATAAAAAATTGATGTCAAATTATGGATCCAAGTGATGAAATGCATCAAATGATCTCTTATAAATTACCAGATAAAATTGTTTTATTGTGGTGCTAATTTTACCCTCGGGGCATTGCCGGTTGGCAAAAGGATTAGGTGGTGACTCAAGTGGTGAGAGTTCAAGTGCAAAGACAATGCTACGATGCTTGTGACAACTATTTGCGAGCAAGGGATAGAAGAAGTTCAAGTTGAGATTTGGACCATCATCTTGTATTTAtatcttatatttatttttaaaataaaaaatattaattttggaCAAAATAAATAGTTCAAAATCaagaatttcataaatattaattttgaacaaattcaataattcaaaataagaaaacaagcaaatttcataattttattgCATATTTTTCAACCAAAAATGAAAAATAGTTCAATTTTGACAGTAAACTAAATGTCTGGAAAAAATAGTTTGtacattttaaatataatataaagAGAAGAGTCAAATCATGTGACTATTTATTTACTTGTCTCCTTTTGCTACATGAATGAATATTAAAGGACTAAAATGCTTGTGAAAAgaaagttttgatttgtatttagcTTGTCTCTACCAAGCATGTTCTTTGATTTTGTCAAATGAAAGATTTGGATCATCCATTTTTAGGAATAGTCTGATCTAAAATTTAAATacttaagttaaaaaaaacttatagtACGGCTTTTctcatcctatatatatatatcttatatttatttatgaaataaaaaatattaattttggaCAAAATAAATAGTTCAAAATCAAGAAAACCagtaaatttcataattttattgagtatttttcatccaaaaattttaaaaaagttcTTCAATTTTGACAGTAAACTAATTGTctgaaaaaataagttaaatggttggaaaaaaaatgaagtttttttttttttttttttttttttgtacattttCAATTAAAAGAGACAAGTCAAATCATGTGACTATTTATTTACTTGTCACCTTTTGGTACAGAAATGAAGATATTAAAAGGAATTAAATGCTTATGAAAAGAAAGTTTTGATTTGTATGGAGCTTTTCCTTGATTTTGTCAAATGAAATTCATACAAAATGAAATTCGGTAATTTATCAAATCACACGCCTAAATATCTTAATTGACCAAAAGATATATattactttgatatttaccaaaagacacactttttcaagtgcacttccctttttatccttctaaccaatcaaacttttttttttgtcgtttttcttttctccctcttctctcctatctcttctttcatcaacgacatttaaaatttagtta contains:
- the LOC122009451 gene encoding auxin-induced protein 5NG4-like isoform X1; protein product: MRSSPSQDSLEMRPVLARSGGESFSSGQVKLLAAVLLLQLCYAGYNIAAKVALDKGIGQFVFPVYRNVIGFSLLAPFAYFLEKEDRPSLSLSLLFQFFLLASFGITINQVCFLIGLRYVPTTYAAAIQNLGPALTFAMAAALGLEQVHIAKRYGLAKVLGTVTSIGGATVITLYKGLPLLPHPLSTNVLATPLISNSILHWTVGCAYILGNCVTWSAWMVLQVPVVKKYPAKLSFSAFICFFGFLQCLVIACISETDSEKWKVHSVEQLCAILYSGLVVSGIAIALQIWCIDKGGPLFTAVFGPVQVVAVAIVSVLIFNDQLYLGGVVGSVLIVFGLYLVLWGKKEEKVSNQDMSQGLQMHALQIDPCE
- the LOC122009451 gene encoding auxin-induced protein 5NG4-like isoform X2 gives rise to the protein MRSSPSQDSLEMRPVLARSGGESFSSGQVKLLAAVLLLQLCYAGYNIAAKVALDKGIGQFVFPVYRNVIGFSLLAPFAYFLEKEDRPSLSLSLLFQFFLLASFGITINQVCFLIGLRYVPTTYAAAIQNLGPALTFAMAAALGLEQVHIAKRYGLAKVLGTVTSIGGATVITLYKGLPLLPHPLSTNVLATPLISNSILHWTVGCAYILGNCVTWSAWMVLQVPVVKKYPAKLSFSAFICFFGFLQCLVIACISETDSEKWKVHSVEQLCAILYSGLVVSGIAIALQIWCIDKGGPLFTAVFGPVQVVAVAIVSVLIFNDQVVGSVLIVFGLYLVLWGKKEEKVSNQDMSQGLQMHALQIDPCE
- the LOC122009451 gene encoding auxin-induced protein 5NG4-like isoform X3 yields the protein MRSSPSQDSLEMRPVLARSGGESFSSGQVKLLAAVLLLQLCYAGYNIAAKVALDKGIGQFVFPVYRNVIGFSLLAPFAYFLEKEDRPSLSLSLLFQFFLLASFGITINQVCFLIGLRYVPTTYAAAIQNLGPALTFAMAAALGLEQVHIAKRYGLAKVLGTVTSIGGATVITLYKVGCAYILGNCVTWSAWMVLQVPVVKKYPAKLSFSAFICFFGFLQCLVIACISETDSEKWKVHSVEQLCAILYSGLVVSGIAIALQIWCIDKGGPLFTAVFGPVQVVAVAIVSVLIFNDQLYLGGVVGSVLIVFGLYLVLWGKKEEKVSNQDMSQGLQMHALQIDPCE